In Felis catus isolate Fca126 chromosome A3, F.catus_Fca126_mat1.0, whole genome shotgun sequence, a single genomic region encodes these proteins:
- the PABPC1L gene encoding polyadenylate-binding protein 1-like isoform X9 produces the protein MNASGPGYPLASLYVGDLHPDVTEAMLYEKFSPAGPILSIRVCRDVATRRSLGYAYINFQQPADAERALDTMNFEVIRGQPIRIMWSQRDPGLRKSGVGNIFIKNLEDSIDNKALYDTFSTFGNILSCKVVCDNHGSRGFGFVHFETHEAAQQAIVTMNGMLLNDRKVFVGHFKSRREREAELGARAMEFTNIYVKNLHVDVDEQGLQDLFSQFGKMLSVKVMRDDSGHSRGFGFVNFEKHEEAQKVSPCKFSSV, from the exons ATGAACGCCAGCGGCCCGGGCTACCCGCTCGCCTCGCTCTATGTGGGCGACCTGCACCCCGACGTGACCGAGGCCATGCTGTATGAGAAGTTCTCGCCCGCCGGCCCCATCCTGTCCATCCGCGTGTGCCGCGACGTGGCCACCCGCCGCTCGCTGGGCTACGCCTACATCAACTTCCAGCAGCCCGCCGACG CGGAGCGGGCACTGGACACCATGAACTTCGAAGTGATCAGAGGACAGCCCATCCGCATCATGTGGTCCCAGCGGGACCCAGGACTCCGCAAGTCGGGTGTGGGCAACATCTTCATCAAGAACCTGGAGGACTCCATAGACAACAAGGCCTTATATGACACCTTCTCCACCTTTGGGAACATCCTCTCTTGCAAG GTGGTGTGTGACAATCACGGTTCCCGAGGCTTCGGCTTCGTCCACTTTGAAACCCATGAGGCCGCTCAGCAGGCCATCGTCACCATGAACGGGATGCTGCTGAATGACCGCAAAGT CTTTGTTGGCCACTTCAAGTCTCGAcgggagagggaagcagagctGGGAGCTCGGGCCATGGAGTTCACCAACATTTATGTGAAGAACCTCCACGTGGACGTGGACGAGCAGGGCCTACAGGACCTCTTCTCCCAGTTTG GGAAGATGCTGAGTGTGAAGGTGATGAGGGATGACAGCGGCCACTCCCGGGGCTTCGGCTTTGTCAACTTTGAGAAGCATGAGGAAGCCCAGAAG gtAAGTCCATGTAAATTCAGTTCAGTATAA
- the PABPC1L gene encoding polyadenylate-binding protein 1-like isoform X7 translates to MNASGPGYPLASLYVGDLHPDVTEAMLYEKFSPAGPILSIRVCRDVATRRSLGYAYINFQQPADAERALDTMNFEVIRGQPIRIMWSQRDPGLRKSGVGNIFIKNLEDSIDNKALYDTFSTFGNILSCKVVCDNHGSRGFGFVHFETHEAAQQAIVTMNGMLLNDRKVFVGHFKSRREREAELGARAMEFTNIYVKNLHVDVDEQGLQDLFSQFGKMLSVKVMRDDSGHSRGFGFVNFEKHEEAQKAVTDMNGKEVRGRLLYVGRAQKRVERQNELKRRFEQMKQDRLTRYQGVNLYVKNLDDSIDDEKLRREFSPYGVITSAKKRRQRP, encoded by the exons ATGAACGCCAGCGGCCCGGGCTACCCGCTCGCCTCGCTCTATGTGGGCGACCTGCACCCCGACGTGACCGAGGCCATGCTGTATGAGAAGTTCTCGCCCGCCGGCCCCATCCTGTCCATCCGCGTGTGCCGCGACGTGGCCACCCGCCGCTCGCTGGGCTACGCCTACATCAACTTCCAGCAGCCCGCCGACG CGGAGCGGGCACTGGACACCATGAACTTCGAAGTGATCAGAGGACAGCCCATCCGCATCATGTGGTCCCAGCGGGACCCAGGACTCCGCAAGTCGGGTGTGGGCAACATCTTCATCAAGAACCTGGAGGACTCCATAGACAACAAGGCCTTATATGACACCTTCTCCACCTTTGGGAACATCCTCTCTTGCAAG GTGGTGTGTGACAATCACGGTTCCCGAGGCTTCGGCTTCGTCCACTTTGAAACCCATGAGGCCGCTCAGCAGGCCATCGTCACCATGAACGGGATGCTGCTGAATGACCGCAAAGT CTTTGTTGGCCACTTCAAGTCTCGAcgggagagggaagcagagctGGGAGCTCGGGCCATGGAGTTCACCAACATTTATGTGAAGAACCTCCACGTGGACGTGGACGAGCAGGGCCTACAGGACCTCTTCTCCCAGTTTG GGAAGATGCTGAGTGTGAAGGTGATGAGGGATGACAGCGGCCACTCCCGGGGCTTCGGCTTTGTCAACTTTGAGAAGCATGAGGAAGCCCAGAAG gcCGTGACGGACATGAATGGGAAGGAGGTGAGAGGGCGGCTACTGTACGTGGGCCGGGCCCAGAAGCGGGTGGAAAGGCAGAATGAGCTGAAGCGTAGGTTCGAGCAGATGAAGCAGGACCGGCTGACCCGCTACCAG GGTGTGAACCTGTATGTTAAGAACCTGGATGACTCCATCGATGATGAGAAGCTGAGAAGAGAGTTCTCTCCCTATGGAGTGATTACCAGTGCCAag AAGAGGCGACAAAGGCCGTGA